The Paenibacillus mucilaginosus 3016 genome includes the window TTCAGCCGGTTGATCGTGGTCTGCTGATTTTTGGTCTTTTTCAGATCGGCGATTTCCCCTTCGAGCTCATCCTTCTGGGCGTGCAGCTTCCGGTTCTCGACGATGACCATGTTGAGCCGCTGGTTATAGATGCTGAGAAACAGAGCGGCCCCGATGATCATGCCGGCCACCAGAAGACCGATCGCCCGCATGTAGGAACTGAAGAAGCCGGGAGGGGGAACCTTCACGGGGCGGCTCCGGTGCCGCAGATCCATTTGATCAGCGAGGTGCCCATATGCGCCCCCACGAAGGCGCACACGATATAGAGGATTTGCTGGATGGCCGGCGAGATGTGCCCGTCGTGAAAGTGGGTCTCGATCGCCCGGATCGGATCGATGGTGCCTCCGATGGCGGCGACCATCGCCCAGATCTTGATCTGCTCGGCTACGGTTTCCATCCGGTGGACCGGCGGATCCAGCGTAATGACGGCGCAGATACCGGCCAGCATCGTGCCGCCGAGCACCACCCCGAAGGCAACGAAGAAGTCCAGCAGGCATTTGGTCAAAAAGGAAGCCATGAAGCGTTTCCCCCTTTCTCCGGTTCAGGGCGCGGGGCCCTGTGTGTAAAAATCGGCGGAGGGCGGTGCCGGATGCGGACGGACAGGTACGCCGCTCGTCCCGCCCGGACACCGCCTGACGCCGGTTGTCCTTCGTCGGATGTAGAAATTATATGTGGCAATCCCTTGGACATGACTCGTAAATTGCGGAGGAGGGGATACATATGGCACACCTGTTCGCCTTGTGCTAGAATGGGCGTATACCATTTGACGAACGTGAGGAGGCGGCCCGGATGGGCGATTTTGTCCATTTGCATGTGCACAGCGAATACAGCCTGCTGGACGGCGCCGCAAGGATTGAGACCTTGGTGTCCCGTGCGGCGGACCTTGGCATGACTTCTTTGGCGCTGACGGACCATGGGGTCATGTACGGGGCGATTCCTTTCTACAAAGCGTGCAGGGAGCGGGGGATCAAGCCGATCATC containing:
- a CDS encoding YtrH family sporulation protein, encoding MASFLTKCLLDFFVAFGVVLGGTMLAGICAVITLDPPVHRMETVAEQIKIWAMVAAIGGTIDPIRAIETHFHDGHISPAIQQILYIVCAFVGAHMGTSLIKWICGTGAAP